In [Phormidium] sp. ETS-05, the genomic window GATGGTTGGACTATGTGCCCAAGGATGAATTGCCAGTATTGATAAATCAGGCTCTAGGGCTGGTTTTCCCCAGTTTGTGGGAGGGATTTGGCTTACCGGTATTGGAGGCCCTAGCCTGTGGCACCCCTGTCATCGCCGCCAATACCTCCTCCCTCCCGGAAGTTACCGGGGATGCGGCTTTGCTGGTGGACCCATACAAGATTGAGGCAATTTCGGCGGCGATGCAAACTATTGCCACTGATGCTCAAGTCCGCTCCCAGCTAAGGGAACTGGGACTAATCAGGGCAAGTCAATTCAGTTGGGCAGAAACGGCCCGCGCCACTGGCCAAGTTTTGCAGCAATATCTTTAAACTTAAACATTTCCCTCGTTTCCAGGTTCCCACTGGAAACGAGAAATGCTATTTTTGGAGATTATATTGCGAAAAATTAGGGAAAATTAGATATTTTAAGGGCACCACCTTAACTGTAACTGACACTGGGCGTCAGAAATGACCAATGAGAGCTTGTAGGGTGGGCAGTGCCTTCGATAACCTGGTGATGGTACAGATGACTCATGGCAGAGGCACTGCCCACCCTACAACTGACACTGGGCGTCAGTCCAGAGACAAAAGCCAGAATTCCAGGATGCCGATTCTGTGAGTCGAATAGTTTTAAAAGATGCTATTTTCTACCGTGAGTGTGCGGAGTGAAAGGTTATGGTACAAACACCAACTCGGAATGGATTCGTTAACGGTCAAGATGCAGTGGTGCCAACTTTACAAAGCAGCCGTTTGCCGAAAACTGCTTTGTTTGGTACGGATGGCATTCGGGGCCGGGTGGGAGATTTTCTTAATGCCGAATTGGCTCTGCAAGCGGGTTTTTGGGCGGGTGAGGCGTTGAAGGGTTTGGCGGGGGCTCCTGGTCCTGTGGTTTTGGGACGGGATTCGCGCAATTCCAGCGATATGCTGGCGATCGCCCTCTCGGCGGGGTTGATGGCGGCGGGTTTGGAGGTGTGGGATTTGGGTTTATGTCCCACCCCTTGCGTGGCTTCTCTGACTAATGCTACGGATGCAGTGGGTGGGGTGATGATTTCCGCCAGTCACAACCCCCCAGGAGATAATGGGATTAAGTTTTTTGGCGCTGATGGGACAAAACTGCCCTCGTCAGTGCAAGCACAAATTGAAGCGGGAATTCGGGGCCACCAGGAAGCCACGGCGGTGATGAAGTGGGGAAGACAATATCAGCGTCCGGAGCTGGTGGGAGATTACACGGCGTCCCTACAACAGCAGGTAGAGGCAGAAGTTGGTACAAATGAGCCGTTGGCGGGGATGCGCATTGTCCTAGATTTGGCTTGGGGGGCGGCTTGTAGCGTTGCCCCGGATCTGTTTCGCCGTCTGGGAGCGGAGGTGATTTGTTTGCACGATCGCCCGGACGGCGATCGCATCAACGTTAACTGCGGTTCCACCCACCTGCACTCCCTACAAACCGCCGTCCAAGAATTACAAGCCGATATGGGCTTCGCTTTCGACGGCGACGCCGATCGGACTCTGGCGGTGGATAATCAAGGGCGTCCCGTAGATGGAGATTACATCCTTTACCTCTGGGGTAAAGCCTTGATGCAGGCGCAAAAGCTCCCCGGTAATACCCTCATCGCCACAGTTATGTCCAATTTGGGTTTTGAGCGCGCCTGGACCGGCATCGGCGGCACCTTTGTGCGCACCTCCGTGGGGGACCAGTATGTGCATGCAGAAATGATCCGCCGGGGCGCGATGTTGGGCGGTGAACAGTCCGGTCATGTCATTTGTCGCCACTATGGTATTTCTGGCGATGGCACTATGACCGCATTGCACCTAGCCGCCGCCGTCCGCAATGGTGGCGCAACTCTCGCCCAACTGCGGGATAGTAGTTTCCAGACATATCCCCAACTGTTGCGCAATGTGCGGGTGGAAGACCGCGATCGGCGTCTCAACTGGTCTAACAGTGCGGCTCTGCAAGCCGCTATCTCCCGCGCTGAAGCGGAAATGGGCGATCGGGGTCGCATCCTGGTGCGCGCCAGTGGCACCGAACCCCTCATCCGCGTTATGGTGGAAGCAGCCACCGACGAACTCGCCCAATACTGGACAGAAAATTTAGTCCTCGCCGTCCAGCAGCATTTGTAATTTAGTCATTTATCCCTTGGGGGAGAAACCGGGTTTCTTGCCTTCTGGCTTCGTTTAGATACGAGGCGTTGGGTTGACAAACCCGGTTTCTGTGG contains:
- the glmM gene encoding phosphoglucosamine mutase, encoding MVQTPTRNGFVNGQDAVVPTLQSSRLPKTALFGTDGIRGRVGDFLNAELALQAGFWAGEALKGLAGAPGPVVLGRDSRNSSDMLAIALSAGLMAAGLEVWDLGLCPTPCVASLTNATDAVGGVMISASHNPPGDNGIKFFGADGTKLPSSVQAQIEAGIRGHQEATAVMKWGRQYQRPELVGDYTASLQQQVEAEVGTNEPLAGMRIVLDLAWGAACSVAPDLFRRLGAEVICLHDRPDGDRINVNCGSTHLHSLQTAVQELQADMGFAFDGDADRTLAVDNQGRPVDGDYILYLWGKALMQAQKLPGNTLIATVMSNLGFERAWTGIGGTFVRTSVGDQYVHAEMIRRGAMLGGEQSGHVICRHYGISGDGTMTALHLAAAVRNGGATLAQLRDSSFQTYPQLLRNVRVEDRDRRLNWSNSAALQAAISRAEAEMGDRGRILVRASGTEPLIRVMVEAATDELAQYWTENLVLAVQQHL